From the genome of Nicotiana tomentosiformis unplaced genomic scaffold, ASM39032v3 Un00297, whole genome shotgun sequence:
aaactacccttcccagaccccactagtggaattatactgggttgttgtattTTAACATATCATTGGAGgtaattttctttattttctcgATTACATATCCTCTTTATACAAAAGTGTTACTTCTAGTTATCTTTTAAATAATCTAACAATGTGAAAATTAAGGtatgcgtacatactaccctctaCAGACCCCACTTATTGGATTACCTAGTATTGTTATCGGTGTACAGAAATTAAACTGTTACGGGCAAAATACTGATGCATGCCTAAGAAGTCGGGCTTGATAAATGCTTCTGTTAGCTCTGCCTCTAACAAATAGAATAAGAAAAAGATCTACCAACATCTGAATAAACCTATGCAGGTAACTACTCGGAACCAACTTTTCATAATAAGTGAACTTAGTAAAATGAAACAAGACGAATAACACGTCTTACTACAACCAGGGGCCGAGCTAGTCTATCAGTAACGGGTTGGTCCGATCCAgtagttttggtccgaattttgtaTTTGTCataaaaattcattgaatatgtattaattaatattaatttagAACATACTAGTTTAAAATGATTAGAACCTCGATTCTACAAGCTTTAAATTCTGGCTGCACCTATGACTACAACGTGTTAAGATACATCGATAGTGTGAATATTACTTACACTACCAAGAATAAAGGACAGCTCGGTGCACAAGGATGCAATTGCACATGACGCACATATCATTTTCATAAAGATCACATCAATACTAATTTAATATGTAAAGATCTAGACAAAAAATATCTAAAGGCAATACTGTAAAGATATTTAATTTACACATGCTTAAATCACTATTTTTCAGTACGTGATTAATCCATACACAGAAATAACAAAGAGTACAAAATTGTATGCACATATTTACACATGCTTATTAATCACTAATTTACTATCCATATATAGTAACCACTTAAAATTTTAACTGTTTTATAATAATGATGAATGAAGATTCTATTAACACTTAACACTTCCTAACATGGCAATTAGCCAATTACACCTGTCAAAATGAGTCCAGAATACAACTagagataaaataaaaatttagacaTAAAATCTATAACAATTGGAGACATCCACAAAATATAACAACTAACGCCTTACAGTGCTTCAATTTctgcagcttcaaagttcaaacaacaacCTAAGAGTCTTTGGAATCACTCTGCAATGGTAGAACCATTTGCATTATTAATAGCATTCAAGAAATAACAAACTGCTAACATCCAACAACCTAGCACTATATAACTCAGATGGTAGCAGGCTTGAAATATGACAGCTTGAGGGCACAAGACTTTACAAAATGAGATCAACGAGTTTGCAAATACACCTTAAAATTTGAGCTAATTAGTATAATTATATAAACTGTTGATCTAAAAATTCATGTTTGTTGTTATTATATTAACATATTAATTAACATTGTATTACAATTCGAATTTTTACCAGATATATTAACACTACACGTCAATTACGGAAGGGTCTTTTCCATCGCTGGTTAAAtctgaagaaaaaaaattaaaataatgagtCGTGTGATAAATATAAGCATATCCACATCACTTATATACAACAAATATAGTAACAATATTATTACCTTGTTCAAGCTGCTCGATTTTATCAATATCTTCCTCAACACTAACAAgttgttttaatttttcatttcgAAGCCAATCTTGAAGACACATTAGAGCTTGCACCAATTTAGGAGTtaatgaactcctaaatgaatcaagaagaTGCCCTCCCGTACTAAACGCACATTCGGATGCCACGCTTGAAACCGGAACCGCTAATACATCACGAGCCATCTCCGCAAGAACATGAAATCTAGCTGAGTTCAATTTCCACCAGAGAAGAACATCAAATTCTTTAGTGTCATCCTCAGAAGAACATCAAATTCTTTAGTGTCATCCTCAGTTTCTTCACCAAAATATTTATCTAACTCTGTTTTAGTATCCACACCTCCACTcctacttttatatttttttatatcttgcaTTAGTGATTCCAAAAGTCCTGTATTTTGGGTGCTTACTTGACTGTCAGAAAGCCCGGAAGTAGAAGTGTCCAATGAAGAACAATCTGAAGATGAAGCAAGCACGACACCTTTTGAGCTGGACTTTACATACTCACAAAATAATGAAGTCATGTACTTCTTCACTTCTGCTTGTATAGTTGCCCCCGGATCTTCACCAAACATCTTTAAAGTGCATAACCAACTGATTCGAGCTTGTAACGTGGATCCAAAATATATTAGATGAAAATTGTCTTGATCAATTTTTCTGGATCACCCCAATACTTATTAAACTTTTCCTTCATCTTCTTTGCCATTTCACTTAAAACTGTATCTTCATTTGCTATCAATTGCTTCAAATAAACAGCAACCGTACAAATTTCGAGAAAATGAATATTCGATGTAAAATAACATGATCCAGATATTTTTAAAGTAAGAAGATAGAAGATTTCAAGAAATTTTGTAATTCTTTTTACATTCTCCCAATCACTACTCAAAAGTTCACCTGTAGGAATTCCAACTTCAATATAAGAATGCTCAAGATAATGTCTTAGGCCAATTTCACTAGGTGCATAATGTGAAAATGCACTTTTAAATTCAACAGCCCTGCGCAACATCAagtaggtggaattccacctagtTGGAACATCCAAGCacaaaatatttttacaattgagtTGTTCATCATCAAAATATTCTTGAAACCTCTTCAACCTCGTAGGAGACTGCCTAACATATCTCACTGCATACCTAACACGTTCAATAGACACTGAAGATTCTTTTAAACTATCCTGGACCACAAGATTCATGATGTGAGCCATACATCTCACGTGAAGGTGATTACCATTCATCAAATTAGTTCccatttttgttaatttcttagACAATTCTTTTACTGTCACATCATTGGAGCTTGTATTATCAACTGTGACAGTGAAGATCTTATTTATCCCCCACTCACGTAAGCACCTACCAATACCATTTGCCACATCTTCGCCTTTATGACTAACAATAGGACAAAAAATAATTATTCTTTTATGCATATTCCATTCACTATCAATCCAATGGGCAGTGATACACATATAATTGATTCTTTGTATAGAAGTCCAGGTATCAGTGGTAATACATACTCTTTGTTTCGTTTCTATAAAAGACCTCTTCAACTTTTGCTTTTCTTCATTAAAAAGATCAAAACAATCCCTAGTTACAGTACTACGGGAAGGGATCCGAAAATAAGGTTGCGCCACTTTCATAAAGTTTCTAAAACCTTATTTCTCAACAAAGCTAAAAGGAAGCTCATCAACTATTACCATATGGCATAACGCCTTCCTACACTcttcttgatcaaatttccaaGTAACAACAGCTACGTCACCTTGACTACCCCCGGAACAGATTAAAAACC
Proteins encoded in this window:
- the LOC138903990 gene encoding zinc finger BED domain-containing protein RICESLEEPER 2-like, which gives rise to MKGFLRPADECGPMKINCSMMDVTVAMALEEVDMRLHAWTISCEKVRVCMTPDEVPIKSYVFYSIGCMYCNVSLDRLKKMVQYYFRSHKGEDVANGIGRCLREWGINKIFTVTVDNTSSNDVTVKELSKKLTKMGTNLMNGNHLHVRCMAHIMNLVVQDSLKESSVSIERVRYAVRYVRQSPTRLKRFQEYFDDEQLNCKNILCLDVPTRWNSTYLMLRRAVEFKSAFSHYAPSEIGLRHYLEHSYIEVGIPTGELLSSDWENVKRITKFLEIFYLLTLKISGSCYFTSNIHFLEICTVAVYLKQLIANEDTVLSEMAKKMKEKFNKYWGDPEKLIKTIFI